The Paenibacillus polymyxa M1 DNA segment AGACTTGCAAGGAGGAACCTTTACCATAACCAATGGAGGTATTTTCGGTTCCCTGCTGTCTACGCCAATTCTGAATACGCCGCAAGTGGGTATTTTGGGAATGCATAAAATCCAACTTCGCCCGATTGCCATCGACGAGGAACGTATGGAAAATCGTCCGATGATGTATATCGCGTTGTCCTATGACCACCGTATTATTGATGGTAGCGAGGCGGTCCGTTTCCTGGTAACGGTCAAAGAATTGCTGGAAGATCCCGAATCATTGTTGCTGGAAGGATAAAATATATCATTCGAGTGCATCTCCCTTGTACGTGCATGACAAAAGCAGACTCTTGCGGGTCTGCTTTTTTTCCTGCATAGTTATAACATAAGGCTATAGACAATTGCAGACATTCAGATACAGAGAAGGGCGGGAACTGTTTTGGACAAAGACTTGCGCTACCCGATTGGACCGTTCGTGGTTCCAGATACCATTACAGAAGAACAGTTGACCACATGGATCGACGACATTGCTGAATTGCCTGGACAATTGCGTCAGGCGGTCGAAGGACTGAATGAGCAGCAGTTAAATACGCCTTATCGTGAAGGAGGATGGACGATTCGGCAGGTTGTTCATCATTTGGCAGACAGCCATATGAACAGCTATATCCGTTTTAAGCTAGCGCTGACAGAAGATACACCGACAATCAAACCCTATGATGAGGGGCGTTGGGCTGAAATACCAGACGCTAGAGAGCTTCCACTGGAACCTTCGTTGCAATTGCTGGAAGGACTTCATGAACGGTGGGTGACCATGTTGCGTTCATTGGGGGAAGATCAGCTACACCGAACATTTATTCATCCTGAATCGGGCCAGACGATCCGTCTGGAACGAAACATTGGCATCTATGCCTGGCATGGCAAGCATCACACAGCTCATATTACTTCGCTGAAAGAACGAAATGCATGGTAATTAACTCCAAAATGATGCCCTGATGAAAAATAAAGGAATACAAAAGAAGCCTTTAAAGCCACTTTTATCATGCTTTAAAGGCTTCTTTTGCTAATTTCTCACTAGGAAGATGACTTGGGCGAAGCTGATAAAGCGGATGCTTCGGAGGCTCCAGACCCAACGGAAACAGAGGTTGCCCCTGTGTTAATATGACGGTCGAGCCAGTCCACGATGTCACTCATTACCTCGTCGCGATTTGTTTCATGCAACATCTCATGGCGACCGTCAGGATAAAGGCGATACTCCAAGTCTTGAAGCTCCAGGCTTCGATACATATCCACTAGCGACAACACACCTTTTCCGAACAAGCCCACCGGATCACGATCCCCGGCAAAAATATAAACGGGCAGTTTGGGATTAATGTTTTTCAACGAGGAGGGCCAGTGAATTTCTTGCAAAAGCCTGAAAAAATCGAGGAAAAAGCCTGTCGTGCAAATAGCTCCACATAGTGGGTCGTGCACGAACTGATCTACTTCCTCAGGATCACGGGACAGCCAGTCGAACGCTGTGCGCACAGGACGAAAAGCACGGTTAAAGCCGCCAAAGACCATAGCGTTGAGCAGCATGCTACGATGATCCATTCCTTGCAGTTTGGCTTGCAGCAGAGCAACCTGTTCTCCGAGTTTCAGCAGACTACGTCGTCCGTTGGTTCCCGATAAAATAAACCCGTGATACGCCTGTTGATCATCATACATAATTTTCTGGGTTAAAAAGGAGCCCATGCTGTGACCCAGTAAAAAACGAGACTGATCAGGGAATTCCTTGGCCGCAATTTCGCCTAGCTCCAGCATGCCTTTTGCCATTCGGTTGAATGCATTGGCTCCCGGCATACCGAGCTTATCAGGATCACCAGCTGTGCGCCCGTGGCCGATATGATCGTTGGCATACACGCCGTAACCAGAAGCGGTAAGCTTTTCGGCCAGCCGAATGTAGCGGTAGGACGTCTCACACATGCCATGCGAAACTTGAACGATTCCCTTGATGGGAATGTTCGGCTCGGGCAGCCATCGATAAGCAAATAGCTCTGTTCCGTCATCTTCAGCGATGGTGAAGGTGTATTCCCGCATGATTAGACATCACATCCTTTAAGCTTTAAGGAAGATAAGATCTAAGTACGGTCATTCCGTCATTTAGCGTGTAACCGCCCAAATTAGCAGGGAGCAGGAAGCAATCTCCAGCTTTACAGGAAAGAGACTCCGTATTATTGTCCCATGTTATGGTCCCACTGCCTTCGCAAATTACAAGAATAGTGAAGCTGTCTTCCGTTGTAGAAAGTGCCCAACTTCCATCTACGATACCCTTTTCAACAACAAAATACTCACAGGATGCCAGTTGGAGCCATTCTCCAGGCTGCAGGCCGTCCGTTTTCATCGTTGTTGCGCCTGCACCTTCGTAGGAAGTTACATTAAGGGAGTCCTCGATGTGCAACTCACGAGGTTTGCCGTCCAGACCGGGGCGATTATAGTCATATAAACGATAGGTTGTATCCGAATTTTGCTGAATTTCAGCAACCACTACACCCGCACACAGTGCATGCACGGTTCCAGCGGGGATGAAGAATGTATCGCCAGCTTCAACTGGAACTTGGCGCAAACTGCCCATGATATCTCCGCTTTCAAGAGCTGTACGCAGACTTTCACGAGTTACACCTTCGGTCAGACCATAAATGATTTTGGCATCAGGCTTGGCATCAAGCACGTACCACATTTCGGTTTTTCCTAATTCTCCAGCTGGAAGTCCGGCGTAATCATCCGTCGGATGCACCTGAACAGATAAATCATCATTGCAATCCAGCAGCTTGATCAAAAGTGGAAAACGTCCGCCTTTTTTCGATACGCCCTTTGCCCCAAGCCAATCCTGTCCGTAAGTCTGGCGGATTTCATCCAGCCCTTTTCCAGCCAGCTCGCCATTGATGACCGTTGTTGTTCCGTTCGGATGATCGGCAATCATCCATCCTTCACCAATATGTCCTTCTGGTGGGGTTAGACCAAATTGTTCTAAGGCCCGTCCTCCCCAAACTCTCTCTTTGAACTCAGGTTGGAATTGCAGCGGGTATGGCTTTAGCATGATTTCTCTCCTCCATAATGAGTAATGAGTACGATCTAACAGAATCAGGCAATTAAAACGTGCCGCTGGGCAATAAACCGGAAGAATAGACCCATATGGCGCTATAAAATATATGTAAGGCGGCTAAAAAACCGCTCATTACCTAAATATGCGAGAATATGCGAGTTTAACAACTCGACATTATTTCTTTTCAACCGCCACTACGTAAGGTGAAGCGTCTCGTTGTAGTTGACGGTAAATAATGCTTTGACCGCTGGAGACTGGGAGGGTAGAAGCCCAATGAAGAACAGCTTCCGCTTCTTCCCTGCCTCCAGCATGCCCTGGATATAATACGGCAGTCAAAATACCACGCGGTCGCAGCAATTGCAAGGCAGCTTCAAGTGCGACGAGCGTGCTGTCTGTATGCGTGATGACCGTAGGATCGGCGCCTTCGGACGGTAAGTAGCCAAGGTTAAACATGACCGCAGCCACTTTACCATGCAGCAGGTCTGGGACGACCTCCCGCATGTGCTCATGGCCTTGCAGCAATAGTGATACTTCCGCTAATGAAGGGGAGGTGTCTTCTTCCAGTCGACGACGAGCGTAATCCAAAGCTGCTTGCTGGATATCGAAGCCATAGACGCGGCCCCGTTTGCCAGCAGCTTTAGCCAGAAACAACGTATCTGCTCCTGTGCCGACGGTGGCGTCTACGGCAGTATCGCCTGGCTGCACCCGCGCAGCTACTAATTGATGAGCATAGCTCAGAACAGACAGGAATCCCATTTAAGACTTCCTCCAGTATTTTCCCTGCCACGTTTCACGTGATTTCAGTTCATTATCAATGCCGTTGAGCACTTCCCATTTTTTAAGCGACCACATGGGGCCCATCAGTAAATCGCGTGGTGCATCTCCGGTCAACCGATGAACGATCATTTCAGGGGGTAAAAACTCCAACGTATCTACAATAAGCTTAATGTACTCGTCCTTTTCCAGAAAGCGTAGCAATCCTGCTTCGTACTGCTTGACCATTGGCGTTTTGCGCATGAGATGCAGCAGATGGATTTTGATGCCCTGCACATCCATAGCAGCTACTGCACGTCCTGTATCAAGCATCATTTCATGCGTCTCTTGCGGTAGGCCATAAATGATGTGGGCGCACACACGGATATTCCGCTTGCGCAGTTTTTCCACTGCATCCAGATAGCACTGCGTATCATGAGCACGATTAATCAGCTCAGAGGTCGATTCATGAACGGTTTGCAGACCCATTTCGACCCACAGATACGTGCGTTCGTTCAGCTCGGCTAGATAATCGACTACATCATCAGGCAGGCAATCGGGACGTGTAGCGATGGACAGACCGACAACACCGGGCTGCTCCAAAATAACCTCGAAATATTCTCGCAGTTCCTCAACCGGGGCATACGTATTGGTGTAGGCTTGAAAATAGCCAATATATTTAGCGTTGGGCCATTTTAAATGCTGGCGATCCCGAATCGTATTGAACTGGGTGACCAAATCATCGCGGCGACGTCCGGCAAAATCGCCTGATCCACGTGCACTACAAAAGGTACAGCCACCTTTGGCAATGGAACCATCGCGATTTGGGCAAGTAAAACCCGCATCCAGCATGACTTTAAACACTTTATTTTGAAATTGCTCGCGCATTTCGTAATTCCATGTATGGAACCGTTTATCTCCCCACAGGAGAGGAGCAGGCAACAAATCTGTTTTCATGGGAGGACTCCTTTTTTTACGATCACCCTATTGTAACAAAATTCAATCTTAAATGGGAATCACTTGACCGAGAAAGTCATTAAAAAGTGCTGATTTTATAGCTTTGCGGATTGAAAAAGGTTACACAATATGTTATATTGTAAGCGGTACCAGACATATGATAAAAGGACTGTTTTTGATCCTGAAGATAAAAAGTTATCAGTTGCTAATGACTATTCTTCAGGGAGGCAGCTATGCTGTTTCTATCGCCTGCTTTAGGGGAAGTGCACGTCGGTTCCATCACAAATAACCCGTGAGGTGATCTTTTATGAATACGCAGGATAAGACGCGTATGGATAAAGTTACTGTTGAGTTAACCTTTGATGAGGCGTTAGCATTGACTGGTGTCCGTTTTGGGCAGGATCGTCAGATTGGAACGGCCGCACGTCAAAAAATCAGAGCCGCTTGCCAAAAGACAATTGATTTTTCACCTGCTGATGGGGTAGACTATGAACAATTAAATTAGTTGGACCCCAATCCAAATATATTGAAAAAGGAATTTCATTTCCGTATCTTCAAGCGGGGGTGAAATTCCTTTTTCCTTGATAACAGAGTATATGGAGGAGTAACATGCGTTTACGCGGAAGAAAAGGAATACGTGAAAGTCTGGAAGAACAGCAAGATCTGGTCATTTTGGAACCATCACAGTATAAGGGGAAATGGCAGCAGTTATTTGGTAATGATCGTCCCATTCATGTGGAATTTGGTATGGGTAAAGGGCAATTTATAAGCCAAATGAGTTACCGTAATCCAGAGGTTAACTATATCGGCTTTGATATGTATGACGAGCTGGTTCGCCGTGCTACAGAAAAGTCTCGTCTGGCCTGGAGTGAATCAGAAGTTGTAACACCGCCCAACATCAAATTGGCACTGGCAAACATCGAACAGATCGAAAATGTTTTCGAACCAGGAGAAGTAGAGCGCATTTATCTGAATTTTAGCGATCCTTGGCCTAAAGCCAAGCATGCACGCCGTCGTTTGACGCATCCGCGTTTTTTGGACAAGTATCGGCAGCTTCTGAACAGCAAAGGACAAATTCATTTTAAGACGGACTCGGAGACATTGTTTGAGTTTTCTCTGAATTCATTCGCTGATAGTGGTCTACAAATGACGAATATTTCGTTAAACCTTCATCGTGATGGAATCAATGAGGAGCATGTCATGACAGAGTATGAACAAAAGTTCATGGGTAAAGGTATGAATATTCATCGTGTCGAGGTGCTGATTGGCAAAGACGCTTTGGAAGAGTACGAAAAAATACGACTCGAAAAATATGGAAAGTAAAAGCGGGCAAAATAAATAAAGTAAACAAGACAGGGTGCTTCCTTTTAGGAAAGCACCCTGTTTGGTTCCAGTATATCCAAAATACTCTGTGCGCTCTGAAGAGGATAATATCGCGCTACATTATGGATGTGCTCCTGTCGCTTGCGAACGATTTCTGGAAAATCGTATAGCAGTCGGTTCATCCATTTAACGACAACATCCAGCGAAGTAATCGGTTCTCCGAAGCCTTGAGCCGTAAAGTACTGACAATTTTCCTCTTCCTGTCCAGGGAGAGGCTTGTGAAACAGCATCGGAATCCCTTTCGCCAGCCCCTCGGTGCATGTCATTCCACCGGGTTTGGTAATGAGCAGATTCGACACTTCCATTAATTTGTCGATTTCCCGTGTAAATCCGAAAATATGAATATTTGGATGATTAAACCGAGGATCCAGCTCCATTTTACGACGAATTTTATCATTATGCCCCAAACAAAAAATAAATTGAATCTTTTCTCTCCAATCGGTAAGCGAACGATGTATGACTTCGTCGTTCATCAGGCCCCAGCCGCCGCCCATAACAAGTACTGTCGGGATGGGTTTAAGTCCAAATTGTTCTCTAATTTCATCGTGCCCTGGATGTTCCCAAAAATTAGGATGAACCGGAATGCCGGTCACTTGGATTTTTGATACAGGTACTCCGCGCGCGCGCAGCTTACGCATGACTTCAGGCGTAGATACAAAGTACCGGTCAACCTCAGGACTAATCCATGTTCCATGTGCATCGTAGTCTGTTATGACGGTACACAGCGGGACATGTAAGCCTAAGCGCTTCAAACGTGAAATGACCGCGCTTGGGATGGGGTGAGTACATACCACCAAATCGGGACGAAGCTGCCGAAGAATATTCCGGGTCTGTGTGTAGAACAGACGGTGCAAAGCGAGCGTTGTAAGACGGTTTAATGATTTTTTGTATTGATGACGGTAAACCAATCCGACTAGGCGAGGCTGCGATACAACAGTCTTTTTGTATGCTGTAATAATAAGCGGGGCCATTCTCGGATTCAAAAAGCTCCCCAGCTCCAGCACTCTTGTCTGCACATCCGGAGAAAGCTTCCGCAAGCTGCTTGAGAGCGCGTAGGCAGCTTGAGTATGTCCGGCACCGAAACCTTCCGATAATAATAACACTCGTTTTTTAGCCACTCTCATTTCACCTGTTCCTGCTGGGATGTTCTCAATCATACCATATCGGCTTTAAGGCCAGAATGCAACCGTTCCTATTGCTGCAGACGTTCCGATGACTGCTCCTGCAAGTACATCCGTGGGATAGTGAAGCCCCAGGTAAATTCGAGAAAAACCTACAATTATCGCTACAGGCAACAGCAACAGTGCTAGCATGGGTGACTGCAGCATAAAAGGAACGGTAGCCGAAAAAATAGCGGTTGTATGCCCTGAGGGAAAAGAATGATCCGACAAGGGATTGCGGAATGTATTCGTACCTGGTAGCGCCAAGTACGGGCGTATCCGTGGATACAGTTTTTTGACGATAGCCACGGGAATGTGACTGACCGCAAGAGCGATAGCTCCCTTCATGCCGGAATCTTTCCATGGATACGGAGCGAGCCACCAAATCAGAAGCGTAGAGGCTATTGTAAAGGTAGCCCCGCCTAAATGTGTGAGATAATACAGCCAAAAGTTCAAAAAACGGTTGTGTAAGCGCCCGTTGATCCATTTGAACAATCGCTGCTCCAGATTTACAAGTTTTACGACTAGACGTTGCATTTGGTTTCCTCCGGTTGCCGGTTCAGGTCTGTCGGCAAATATTTTGAATCCATTTGACAGAATTAGATCTAAGTAATTATTCTCTTGCTCTCATCATATTTTTAAACGCTGTTCATTTCAAGAATCACCACTTACCTGGTTCAATTCTACACAAAAATGTTAATGGAATATAAGCCGTTTTGTATAACTTTCTTTGCGTTCATCCGTCTAATAAGATAGAGTGATTAGAAGTGGTTGCTAATTGGCCCACAAAAAGGAGGGACCAAAGAAATAAAAAGTTAGCAAATGGATGAAAATAAGACCTAAGCGTCATGAATGAGAGGTCCAGCGCCGCATTCTCGGTTCAAACGGGAATTTGTCGTGTTTTTTTGCTGCTGAGACCCGTTTAGGGGCTTTGACAAAAGATTGAAAACCAACGAAAATCGTAATGGCATTCCTGTGTCAGCCAAAAGGGGGCTGCGCAGAGCCAAAGAAGAAAGCAAGGGTCGGGTCAAAACTACAGAAAAGGCGCACAAAGCGCCGCAACTTGCGCTACACAGATAGAAAACAGACAAACGCAAGATTTTTAAAGGGGTATAAAAAGGGGGTAACAAGAGATCATGTTAGACGCTATTTTCGTGACGCTCCAGATCATACTGGCGTTGATCGCAGTCTATCAGTTTGCATTCTCCTTGTTCGGATTGGTTCGTAAGAAAAGGAAAGAGCAGGCGGCTCCAGAAAAATCATTTGCTATTTTAGTCGCTGCCCACAATGAAGAACAAGTTGTCGGAGCACTGATGGAAAATTTAAAGCAGCTTGACTATCCAAAGGAACTGTACGATGTATTCGTAATCTGTGATAACTGCACAGATAAGACAGCGGACATCGTTCGCGCTCACGGCATGAATGCTTGTGAACGTACGAATCCGAATTTGCGTGGTAAAGGCTATGCTATTGAGTGGATGCTCAAAGAGCTATGGGCTATGCGGCGTCAATATGATGCCATTGTCATGTTTGATGCCGACAATTTGGCGCATACCAATTTCCTGAGCGAAATGAATAATGATTTGTGCTCAGGTGCTCGTGTTATCCAGGGATACATTGATACTAAGAACCCTGAGGACTCTTGGATCACAGCAGCATACGGGGTATCTTATTGGTACATCAACCGTCTGTGGCAGTTGTCACGTCACAACCTGAATATGGCTAATTTCCTCGGTGGTACAGGCATGTGCTTTGAAACAAATCTGCTCAAGGAAATGGGCTGGGGTGCAACAAGTCTGGTAGAGGATTTGGAATTCACTATGCGTTGTACACAACGCAACGTGTATCCAAGATTTAATTACGATGCCAAGGTGTATGATGAGAAGCCGTTGACGTTCAAAGCTTCTTCTAGACAGCGTCTGCGCTGGATGCAAGGTCACTTCACGGTTGCTCGTCGTTATTTCTTCCCGTTGCTGTGGCAGAGTATCAAGCATAGAAGCCTGATTAAATTCGATATGGCTCTTTATGGTCTGAACGTGTACATCGTACTGTTTACCTTTTTGATGACAGTAGCGATGTGGATAGATATTGTATTATTTGGTGGTCCCAATATTGAAAATATCTACGTACAATTCCCTGCTTGGACCGGTTTTGTGGCTGTGAGTCTGAATATTATCACCTTTTTAATCGCGATGATCTTGGAAAAGGTCACGTTCAAAAAAGTATATCTGTACTTGCTGCTGTTCCCAGTCTATCTGATTTCGTGGTATCCGATTACGTTCTATGCGTTCTTTACACAGAACAACAAGCAATGGAGCCACACCCAGCATACGCGTGTCGTTCGTCTGGAAGAGGTTCAGAGCAAGCAAGGCTAATTAACAATGAAGTAAGACTATGCAACCTACAGCGGATGTGTACACCTAATTTTTTATAAAAGTGTTGACACCTCTGTAGTAGCATGATATGATACTTGAGTATGTTAATTGAAAAGTATGGATTAACAAGCAGAAGGTCCGACTTCTCACCTGTCCGGTATTGCCGGCTGGTCATGATCCAATGATTTGTGAATTGAACTTTCATGATGAATTGAGTATCAGACAGGGATGTCGGCTGCATAGTCGTCATCCCTTTTTTGTGCTTAAACACAATACAACAATAACAGGTTCTGGAGGTGGAGGGTTATTAGTAAGGAACATATGATCAATGATGAGATTCGAGTGAGAGAAGTACGTCTAGTTGGTGCAAACGGGGAACAAATCGGTATTAAACCGACTCGTGAAGCTCTGCAAATGGCTATTGATGCAAACTTGGATCTCGTGAACGTGGCGCCTCAAGCGAAGCCGCCCGTGTGTCGGATTATGGATTACGGTAAATTCCGCTATGAGCAACAGAAGAAAGAAAAGGAAGCCCGTAAAAACCAGAAGATCGTTGACATCAAAGAGGTATGGTTCCGTTCCAACATCGAGGAACATGACTACCAGACCAAGTTTCGCAATGTGGTGAAGTTCCTGAATGAAGGGGACAAGGTGAAATGCTCTGTTCGTTTTCGTGGTCGCGAAATTACCCATGCTAATGTGGGACAAAAAATTCTCGAACGTGTAAAAACGGAAGTTGCTGATCTTTGTACCGTGGAGCGCCAACCCAAGCTCGAAGGACGCAGCATGATTATGATATTGGCTCCAAAGAGTCAATGACAAATTAAGGAGGAAGTTCAATGCCAAAAATGAAAACACATAGCAGCCTTAAAGGCCGCTTCAAAATTACCGGTACTGGTAAAGTAACGCGTTACAAAGCTTACAGAAACCACTTGCTTTCCCACAAATCCAAACGTGCAAAACGCGTTCTGGGTACTAACCCTGAGATGGCACCTGGGGACGTTAGACGTCTGAAACAAGGTCTTGCTAACCTGAAATAGCATTAAGCACGGAAATAAATAAAGTATAAACATTATTTGGGAGGTCTTTTGATATGGCAAGAGTAAAGGGCGGATTCGTCGTTCGTCGTCGTCATAAAAAAGTATTGAAGCTTGCTAAAGGTTATTTTGGTTCCAAACACCGCATTTTTAAAACAGCTAACGAGCAGGTAATGAAATCGCTTGTTTACGCATACCGTGACCGTCGTCAGACGAAACGTAACTTCCGCAGACTGTGGATCGTGCGTATCAACGCAGCAGCTCGTTTGAATGGTTTGTCTTACAGCAAATTGATGCACGGTCTGAAATTGGCTGGTGTAGACATTAACCGTAAAATCTTGGCTGATCTTGCAGTCAATGATATTAATGCATTCAACTCTTTGGCAACTGTTGCTAAAGGTAAAATCAACGCTTAATTAAGGCGTAAAAACCGCGAAAGTGGTAACAAAGGTGTCCCGAGCAGTACGCTGTGTAGGGACGCCTTTTTTTGTACATTCTTAACACTAAAAAGGACTTCGTTTTCTTCGAAATACGAATAAATATGACGTGTGATGATAGAATGTATGGATTTTTCGATTTTGTAACGCTTACATTTTTGGGATTCTAAAAAAAATTGACCCAAGGTTATTAATTGTCTAGATTTTAGCCGATCATAATTGTATAATCTCTAAAGTAAGTCTTCTGTACGATCTGTCTCGTCAGTAAATGACATGAAAATGATGTGTATTTTCTAAAGAAAAGAGACAGTCCAGGGATCTAACACTAAGGGGGAACAGTATCAGCATGAAGAAATTGTTTAGTATGTCTTTGGTTATGCTGCTGGCGATCTCGGTCATTCTCGCAGGCTGCGGTAACAAAAATCAAGGTGCGTCCAACGCAAATGGTGGAGAAGCAGGCGGTTCTGCCAAAACATCAAATGTCCAACTTGGCATGGTTACTGATGTGGGTGGAGTAAACGACAAATCGTTTAACCAATCTGCTTGGGAGGCACTTCAAGCTATTGAGAAAGAATCAGGCGTTAAAGTTAAATACCTGCAAAGTAAATCCGACCAAGATTATATTCCTAACCTCAACCAATTCGTTAAGGGTGATTTCAACCTGACTTGGGGAATCGGTTTTAATCTAGCTAATGCGATTGGACAAGTAGCAAAAGACAATCCGAACAAAAATTTGGCGATCATTGATAGTGTTGTGGATGCGCCTAACGTTAAATCGGTTGTATTTGCTGAAAATGAAGGTTCCTTCCTGGTGGGGGTTGTGGCTGGTAAACTTACTAAAACAAACAAAATTGGTTTTGTGGGTGGACAAGACAGCCCGCTGATCAAACGTTTTGAAAAAGGATTTGAAGCAGGGATTAAGGCTGTTAATCCAAAAGCACAACTGAATGTGAACTATACGGGTGCATTTGATAAGCCAGATCTCGGTAAGGCTGCAGCAGCAACGATCTACAACGATGGTGCGGATATTATTTTCCATGCAGCTGGCGGATCAGGAACAGGCGTATTTAACGAAGCACTCGCGCGTAAGCAGCAAGGTCAGCAAGTATGGGTTATCGGTGTAGATAAAGACCAATCACTTGAGTTTGGTGACGAGGTAACATTAACTTCCATGGTAAAACGCGTAGATGAAGCAGTAAAACGCGTATCCCAAGAAGTAATTGACGGTAAGTTTAAGGGCGGTGTCGAAACACTGGCTCTGAAAGATAACGGAATTGGTTTGGCAGATACATCTACAAAAAACGTTCCAAAAGACGTGCTTGATCTTGTAGAACAATACAAGCAAAAAATCATTAAAGGCGAGATTACAGTCCCTTCGAAATAAGTTAGACTGAAGAACATAGAGGTGGCGACAAGGCTGGTTCATAAGACTAGCCTTGTTCTTACGTCTGGAGTTATAAGATTATAACGGTCAATATCAGCTCATTGGAGCACATACTATAAAGTGTATAAGGGTGATCTCATGGATGCAGCGACCCCCGTCGTTGAGTTAAAGCAAATTACAAAACGATTCCCCGGCATCGTTGCCAACGACTCCATCAGCATCAAGCTGCATAAGGGAGAAATTCATGCCCTTTTGGGTGAGAATGGCGCGGGTAAATCTACGCTTATGAATATTCTTTTCGGACTATATCAGCCGGATGAAGGGACCATTGAAATGGGAGGGAACCCCGTACAGATTGATAGTCCAAATAGGGCGATTGATCTGGGGATCGGCATGGTGCATCAGCATTTTAAGCTCGTACAGCCGTTTACCGTAACCGAAAATATTGTCCTTGGGTCGGAGCCACGTAAAGGTCTGAAAATCAATTATAAAAAGGCTGACGCAGAAGTACAGCGGTTGTCTGAACAATACGGACTTCAGGTAAATCCGAATGCCAAAATTGAGGATATATCTGTTGG contains these protein-coding regions:
- a CDS encoding glycosyltransferase family 2 protein; its protein translation is MLDAIFVTLQIILALIAVYQFAFSLFGLVRKKRKEQAAPEKSFAILVAAHNEEQVVGALMENLKQLDYPKELYDVFVICDNCTDKTADIVRAHGMNACERTNPNLRGKGYAIEWMLKELWAMRRQYDAIVMFDADNLAHTNFLSEMNNDLCSGARVIQGYIDTKNPEDSWITAAYGVSYWYINRLWQLSRHNLNMANFLGGTGMCFETNLLKEMGWGATSLVEDLEFTMRCTQRNVYPRFNYDAKVYDEKPLTFKASSRQRLRWMQGHFTVARRYFFPLLWQSIKHRSLIKFDMALYGLNVYIVLFTFLMTVAMWIDIVLFGGPNIENIYVQFPAWTGFVAVSLNIITFLIAMILEKVTFKKVYLYLLLFPVYLISWYPITFYAFFTQNNKQWSHTQHTRVVRLEEVQSKQG
- a CDS encoding BMP family lipoprotein; its protein translation is MKKLFSMSLVMLLAISVILAGCGNKNQGASNANGGEAGGSAKTSNVQLGMVTDVGGVNDKSFNQSAWEALQAIEKESGVKVKYLQSKSDQDYIPNLNQFVKGDFNLTWGIGFNLANAIGQVAKDNPNKNLAIIDSVVDAPNVKSVVFAENEGSFLVGVVAGKLTKTNKIGFVGGQDSPLIKRFEKGFEAGIKAVNPKAQLNVNYTGAFDKPDLGKAAAATIYNDGADIIFHAAGGSGTGVFNEALARKQQGQQVWVIGVDKDQSLEFGDEVTLTSMVKRVDEAVKRVSQEVIDGKFKGGVETLALKDNGIGLADTSTKNVPKDVLDLVEQYKQKIIKGEITVPSK
- the infC gene encoding translation initiation factor IF-3; amino-acid sequence: MINDEIRVREVRLVGANGEQIGIKPTREALQMAIDANLDLVNVAPQAKPPVCRIMDYGKFRYEQQKKEKEARKNQKIVDIKEVWFRSNIEEHDYQTKFRNVVKFLNEGDKVKCSVRFRGREITHANVGQKILERVKTEVADLCTVERQPKLEGRSMIMILAPKSQ
- the rpmI gene encoding 50S ribosomal protein L35, whose translation is MPKMKTHSSLKGRFKITGTGKVTRYKAYRNHLLSHKSKRAKRVLGTNPEMAPGDVRRLKQGLANLK
- the rplT gene encoding 50S ribosomal protein L20 — translated: MARVKGGFVVRRRHKKVLKLAKGYFGSKHRIFKTANEQVMKSLVYAYRDRRQTKRNFRRLWIVRINAAARLNGLSYSKLMHGLKLAGVDINRKILADLAVNDINAFNSLATVAKGKINA